From one Bacillus sp. Marseille-P3661 genomic stretch:
- a CDS encoding ABC transporter ATP-binding protein yields MTTLHKVGFVGGGKKGRFETPAAKTKDAKRTLLRIWNYMERQKTMLVASIVLVLLSSLLGLLGPYLIGQIIDDYIIPKDVNGTLKMVAILFGIYAIAALLTWYQSYLMVLVSLRTIRSLREEVFVKLQTLSLKFFDTQSDGDLMSRITNDTETLNQALSRSVIQFFTSILTVVGTSIAMLALNWKLALVSFIVIPLMLWVTRKIVHISRKNFSGRQRDLGELNGYIEESISGGEIITLFGKEQHAISQFNDVNERLRQSALRAELYSGVLGPFNNFISHLGLGLVIAVGAVMALNDYATVGMIAAFVVYSNQFTRPINQMATLLNMIQSAIAGAERVFETMDEVPDLKDAENTANITSFAGEVEFSKVSFSYNQEQPVLRDINFKVKAGQTLAVVGPTGSGKTTIVSLLMRFYDIDSGEIKIDGQNITQYKISELRKRVGVVLQDTYLFSGTIKENIRYGRLDATDEEVVAASKTACAHGFIKHLPRQYETLLTSGGANISQGQKQLIAIARAILADADILILDEATSNLDTRTEREIQKGLANLKRGKTTFVIAHRLKTIESADHIIVISNGELIEEGNHEELLQMRKYYYELYRKQFEL; encoded by the coding sequence ATGACAACATTGCATAAAGTAGGGTTCGTGGGTGGCGGTAAGAAAGGGAGATTTGAAACGCCTGCGGCTAAAACAAAGGATGCTAAAAGGACATTGCTGCGGATATGGAATTACATGGAGCGTCAAAAGACAATGCTAGTCGCATCGATTGTGTTGGTTCTCTTGTCTTCATTACTTGGGTTACTAGGACCCTATCTGATTGGGCAAATAATCGATGATTATATTATCCCAAAGGATGTAAACGGAACACTAAAGATGGTGGCGATTTTATTTGGGATTTATGCGATAGCCGCTTTGTTAACCTGGTATCAATCTTATTTAATGGTTCTTGTTTCACTGCGAACAATCCGTTCACTGCGGGAAGAAGTGTTTGTAAAGCTGCAAACACTTTCGTTAAAGTTTTTTGATACACAATCTGACGGTGATTTAATGAGTAGAATTACAAATGATACGGAGACGCTTAATCAAGCTTTAAGTCGAAGTGTCATCCAATTTTTCACCTCCATTTTAACGGTGGTAGGAACTTCAATCGCAATGCTGGCTTTAAATTGGAAGCTTGCTTTAGTTTCCTTTATTGTGATCCCATTAATGCTTTGGGTTACTAGAAAAATAGTACACATCAGCAGGAAAAACTTCTCAGGTCGTCAAAGAGACTTGGGTGAACTTAATGGATATATTGAGGAAAGTATAAGTGGTGGAGAAATCATCACATTATTTGGTAAAGAACAGCATGCAATTAGTCAATTTAATGATGTGAATGAGAGATTGCGGCAATCAGCGCTTCGTGCTGAGCTTTATTCAGGAGTTCTAGGGCCATTTAATAATTTTATTAGTCATTTAGGATTGGGATTGGTGATAGCGGTCGGTGCGGTCATGGCTTTGAATGATTATGCAACGGTCGGTATGATTGCTGCGTTTGTTGTGTATTCGAATCAATTTACAAGGCCGATTAATCAGATGGCTACGCTGCTAAATATGATTCAATCAGCAATAGCAGGTGCTGAGCGTGTGTTTGAAACAATGGATGAAGTGCCTGACTTGAAAGATGCAGAAAATACAGCTAACATTACTAGTTTCGCTGGAGAGGTTGAGTTTTCAAAAGTTTCTTTTAGTTATAATCAAGAGCAGCCTGTACTTCGTGATATTAATTTTAAAGTCAAAGCAGGGCAGACACTTGCGGTTGTCGGTCCAACAGGCTCCGGAAAAACAACGATCGTAAGCTTACTAATGCGCTTTTATGATATAGATTCTGGCGAGATAAAAATTGATGGTCAAAATATTACTCAATATAAAATAAGTGAATTGCGAAAAAGAGTGGGTGTGGTTCTTCAAGATACGTACTTATTTTCAGGAACTATAAAGGAAAACATCCGCTACGGACGATTGGATGCGACCGATGAAGAAGTAGTTGCTGCATCGAAAACAGCGTGTGCACATGGTTTTATCAAACACTTGCCAAGACAATATGAAACGTTGCTCACTTCAGGTGGTGCAAATATTAGTCAAGGTCAAAAACAATTAATTGCAATTGCACGAGCCATTTTAGCTGATGCTGATATATTAATTCTAGATGAGGCAACCTCCAATCTTGATACTAGAACAGAACGGGAAATTCAGAAGGGTCTCGCTAACTTGAAAAGGGGTAAAACAACCTTTGTAATTGCCCACCGCTTGAAAACAATCGAAAGTGCAGACCATATCATTGTTATATCTAACGGTGAATTAATTGAAGAAGGTAATCATGAAGAACTTTTACAAATGCGGAAATATTATTATGAGTTATATCGAAAGCAGTTTGAGCTTTAA
- a CDS encoding benzoate/H(+) symporter BenE family transporter, with protein sequence MNIVGKLLGSGGNPLKDLNANNIGAGFVSALLCITGPPALMLAAAANGNFTTEQTILWLFAVNVFGGIFSIVLPLYYRMPIVGGHSITGVAFLATVTTQFSFHELIGAYMFSGILLLLVGYFGIFSKLMSYVPREIIAAMLAGMITKYMVNFIVSIRDLYVVGGIALLVYFICGKYSRRIPPMVAAVFTAFILLYLTQDLGRIGIFVDFIPPSIQVPDFNSLTFLSVSVPLALLILSNDAAVGIGAIEQNEYRPPVNRIVTFSGLFSICASFFGGQSSNIAGMMSAVCSDRGAGPKDKRYMGAVVSGILIILFGVFSWKLVPFIQSLPSSFVAILVGFSLIGVFGNSLHTSFSKPTLKMSAAFTYIISISGITILSIGAPVWALLAGTIIARFVDNNKLLSSNKRSANVKRKVI encoded by the coding sequence ATGAACATAGTTGGAAAGCTTTTAGGTTCTGGTGGAAATCCACTTAAAGATTTAAATGCGAATAATATTGGCGCAGGATTTGTATCTGCACTCTTATGTATAACAGGTCCGCCTGCGCTAATGTTGGCGGCTGCTGCAAATGGAAACTTTACAACAGAGCAAACGATACTTTGGCTATTTGCAGTTAATGTATTTGGAGGTATTTTTAGTATCGTCTTGCCTTTATACTATCGGATGCCGATTGTAGGAGGACATTCAATAACTGGAGTAGCGTTCTTAGCCACCGTTACGACGCAATTTAGTTTTCATGAGTTAATCGGTGCTTATATGTTTTCAGGTATACTCCTTTTACTAGTTGGTTATTTTGGTATTTTTTCAAAATTGATGAGTTATGTTCCGAGAGAAATAATTGCGGCTATGCTTGCTGGGATGATTACCAAGTATATGGTGAACTTTATCGTTTCGATTAGGGATTTATATGTGGTTGGTGGAATTGCACTTTTAGTATATTTTATTTGTGGAAAATATAGCAGACGCATTCCGCCAATGGTAGCTGCTGTATTTACGGCTTTTATACTTTTATATTTAACTCAGGATTTAGGCAGAATCGGAATATTTGTAGACTTTATTCCCCCTTCTATTCAAGTGCCTGATTTTAATTCACTTACGTTCCTTTCTGTATCGGTACCGTTAGCGCTGTTAATTTTAAGCAATGATGCAGCGGTGGGGATTGGTGCAATCGAACAAAATGAATATCGTCCCCCTGTGAATCGAATAGTTACTTTTAGCGGTTTGTTTTCAATTTGTGCTAGCTTTTTTGGTGGACAATCTTCAAATATTGCCGGAATGATGTCTGCTGTATGTTCAGATCGTGGAGCTGGACCAAAGGATAAAAGGTATATGGGTGCGGTTGTTTCGGGAATTTTAATTATATTATTTGGAGTTTTTTCGTGGAAGTTAGTTCCGTTTATTCAATCGCTACCGTCATCATTTGTCGCTATTTTAGTTGGTTTCTCATTAATCGGAGTGTTCGGAAATAGCTTACATACAAGCTTTTCAAAGCCAACGTTGAAAATGAGTGCAGCATTTACCTATATTATTTCAATTTCAGGTATAACAATCTTAAGTATTGGGGCCCCTGTCTGGGCATTGTTAGCCGGTACAATTATCGCGCGCTTTGTTGATAATAATAAGTTGTTGTCAAGTAACAAAAGAAGCGCAAACGTTAAAAGGAAAGTTATTTGA
- a CDS encoding MetQ/NlpA family ABC transporter substrate-binding protein produces the protein MKKLIYVVLVGMLVMLVACSGEEQAATPAPEEKKEITFGFGVGTYEEQFQDVIRPILEEQGYKINVKTFSQNMQVNPAMHEGSIDASVFQSTAYMEGINEEQGMNMTGIAFVPGAPQGLYSVNHQSLEEVQDGTTIALPNDPVNQERAIRVLEELGWVKVKENAGTIDFNIENVEPDKYKIDFQILDPAQILVSLQDVDYGIINGNYIANAGKKITDALKIENTPMEHRIIVSVREEDANTQWAKDVKAAYESQEFEEYILSLEKYDGFILPEVWENN, from the coding sequence ATGAAAAAGTTAATTTATGTAGTATTAGTAGGAATGCTAGTGATGTTGGTAGCATGTAGCGGTGAGGAACAAGCTGCAACGCCAGCTCCTGAAGAGAAGAAAGAGATAACGTTTGGCTTTGGTGTGGGTACATATGAAGAACAATTTCAAGATGTAATTCGTCCTATATTAGAGGAACAAGGGTATAAAATCAACGTGAAAACATTTTCGCAAAATATGCAGGTTAACCCTGCTATGCATGAGGGCTCGATCGATGCAAGCGTTTTTCAAAGTACAGCCTACATGGAAGGAATTAATGAAGAGCAAGGTATGAACATGACAGGAATTGCGTTTGTTCCTGGTGCACCACAAGGTTTATATTCTGTAAATCATCAATCGTTAGAGGAGGTTCAAGATGGCACAACAATTGCCCTTCCTAATGATCCTGTTAATCAAGAACGAGCTATTCGAGTTTTAGAGGAGCTTGGTTGGGTTAAAGTTAAAGAAAACGCCGGCACAATCGACTTTAATATCGAAAATGTTGAACCGGATAAATATAAGATTGATTTTCAAATTTTGGACCCAGCCCAAATTTTAGTTTCACTTCAAGATGTTGATTACGGTATTATTAATGGTAATTATATTGCTAATGCTGGTAAAAAAATTACTGATGCATTAAAAATTGAAAATACACCGATGGAGCATCGCATCATAGTTTCTGTTCGAGAAGAAGATGCAAATACTCAATGGGCAAAGGATGTAAAAGCTGCCTATGAGTCTCAGGAATTTGAAGAATATATTTTATCGCTAGAAAAATATGATGGATTTATTTTACCTGAAGTTTGGGAAAATAATTAG
- a CDS encoding DUF5667 domain-containing protein has protein sequence MAYKKLTKVVVNGLLSSTLVLTMGTGAVFANETDSETAVVETVETSSVQTENESIQENEGNDTTSQQSIESNVTGEEQIEFELEELDSPSLIPGDFFYFVKMVAEKIRLAVTFDEYKEAQLLANYAAERIAEANALIAQGKVEKAEQLLKDAISIQELASELLPSNEVETEEVVEETASEVEATETATTEEVEPTEVASETVEEVDGTETDTEVESTEEEQTDETIGEIEHKLANNIDALLMVLAKIDNPKAQAAIMKNIQKSFAKLEKKIKKMEEAELKFAEKMTEIEYKVEIGQISEVEAAKETAKLEVELINKIEKIEDEEEKDVEEVNNEVEKETTEATNETVKQEREENREVEKQQREEAKRIAEQQREEAKRVAEQQREEAKRIAEQQREQAKKAAEQKREQAKGKDKQQEEK, from the coding sequence ATGGCATACAAAAAATTAACAAAAGTAGTAGTAAACGGTTTATTAAGTTCAACTTTAGTTCTTACAATGGGTACAGGAGCTGTTTTCGCCAATGAAACTGACAGCGAAACAGCTGTAGTAGAGACTGTAGAAACTAGTTCAGTGCAAACTGAAAATGAGAGCATACAAGAAAATGAGGGGAACGATACAACTTCTCAGCAATCTATTGAAAGTAATGTAACGGGGGAAGAACAAATTGAATTTGAATTAGAAGAATTAGATTCTCCATCATTAATACCTGGAGATTTCTTTTACTTTGTAAAAATGGTGGCTGAAAAAATCCGCCTTGCAGTAACATTTGATGAATATAAAGAAGCACAGTTATTAGCTAATTATGCAGCTGAACGAATTGCTGAAGCAAATGCGCTCATAGCACAAGGAAAGGTAGAAAAAGCGGAACAACTGCTTAAGGATGCAATTTCAATTCAAGAGCTTGCTAGTGAATTATTACCAAGTAATGAAGTAGAAACAGAAGAGGTAGTAGAAGAAACAGCATCAGAAGTAGAGGCAACAGAAACGGCGACCACTGAGGAAGTAGAACCAACAGAAGTAGCATCTGAAACAGTTGAAGAAGTAGATGGAACAGAAACAGATACAGAAGTTGAGTCAACTGAAGAAGAACAAACAGATGAAACAATAGGAGAAATAGAACACAAACTAGCTAATAACATTGATGCTTTATTAATGGTATTAGCAAAGATCGATAATCCAAAGGCACAAGCAGCAATTATGAAGAATATCCAAAAATCGTTTGCAAAACTTGAGAAGAAGATTAAGAAGATGGAAGAGGCTGAATTAAAATTCGCAGAAAAAATGACTGAGATTGAATATAAAGTTGAGATCGGTCAGATTTCGGAAGTAGAAGCAGCTAAAGAAACTGCTAAACTTGAAGTAGAACTAATTAACAAAATTGAAAAAATTGAAGATGAAGAAGAAAAAGATGTTGAAGAAGTTAACAATGAAGTAGAAAAGGAAACTACTGAAGCTACTAATGAAACAGTGAAACAGGAACGAGAAGAAAATAGAGAAGTAGAAAAACAACAACGCGAAGAAGCTAAAAGAATAGCGGAGCAACAACGCGAAGAAGCTAAAAGAGTAGCTGAACAACAACGTGAAGAAGCTAAAAGAATAGCGGAGCAACAGCGTGAGCAAGCAAAAAAGGCAGCAGAACAAAAACGTGAACAAGCTAAAGGAAAAGATAAACAGCAAGAGGAAAAATAA
- a CDS encoding AAA family ATPase, with product MNQPIKLVNDELSKVIIGRSKETKLLFTALIAKGHVLLEDLPGLGKTVMAKAFSRVIDCTFTRIQCTPDLLPSDVIGTTVFHPQKSEFEFKRGPIFNQIVLVDEINRALPRTQSSFLESMEERQISIEGRTLQLQEPFFIIATQNPIEMEGTFPLPEAQLDRFLMNIQFGYLSLEEEVEMIEKVGDALPFEQLEEILSPADIKVLQTESEQVTVRSEIVQYIVALANETRNHSLVSVGVSPRGTKALYKTIKVWALLNGRSYVLPDDVKDLLPYVWGHRLVLKSEVRLTGKTGVDILTEIVNKTEIPKEKVGRYHD from the coding sequence GTGAATCAACCAATAAAACTAGTTAACGATGAACTTTCAAAGGTAATTATCGGCCGAAGTAAGGAAACAAAGCTTTTGTTTACTGCATTAATAGCGAAAGGTCATGTATTGCTTGAAGATCTTCCTGGACTGGGAAAAACAGTTATGGCAAAAGCCTTTTCGCGTGTTATCGATTGTACCTTTACCAGAATTCAATGCACACCAGACTTATTGCCTTCTGATGTGATTGGAACAACTGTGTTTCATCCTCAAAAGTCGGAATTTGAGTTTAAACGGGGCCCAATTTTTAATCAAATTGTGCTAGTTGATGAAATTAACCGTGCACTGCCACGTACACAATCTAGTTTTCTAGAAAGTATGGAAGAAAGGCAAATTTCTATAGAGGGTCGAACGCTCCAACTGCAAGAGCCATTTTTTATTATTGCAACACAAAATCCAATTGAAATGGAAGGTACTTTTCCACTGCCAGAAGCGCAATTAGATCGTTTTTTAATGAACATTCAATTTGGCTATTTATCTCTTGAAGAGGAAGTGGAAATGATTGAAAAAGTTGGAGATGCACTGCCATTTGAGCAGCTTGAAGAAATTCTTTCTCCTGCTGATATCAAGGTATTGCAAACGGAAAGTGAACAAGTTACGGTTCGGTCTGAAATTGTTCAATATATCGTGGCATTAGCAAACGAAACTAGGAATCATTCACTTGTGTCTGTGGGCGTTAGCCCGCGGGGCACTAAAGCACTATATAAAACGATTAAAGTATGGGCATTGTTAAATGGAAGAAGTTATGTATTACCAGATGATGTAAAAGATTTACTTCCATATGTTTGGGGTCACCGTCTTGTATTAAAATCAGAAGTTCGCTTAACTGGAAAAACAGGCGTTGATATTTTAACGGAAATTGTTAATAAAACTGAAATTCCCAAAGAAAAAGTAGGCCGTTACCATGATTGA
- a CDS encoding acyl-CoA dehydrogenase family protein, which produces MQQTFVKTEQQQQIFAKISELADQFSKHADEIDKNATFPFENIELLKKNGYTKLTVPHKYGGEGISLYDLVLFQERLAQGDASTALSIGWHLGIVMDLADKQPWKEATFQQLCMEIVEKGTLINSAVSEKATGSPTRGGKPLTTATKQGDHWVLNGTKTFTTMSPALDYFIVVATVDENYVAQFLVPRDTKGLQIEETWDTMAMRGTGSHDLILDNVILSEEALVQKLDENSKRKASGWMLHIPACYLGVAIAARDYAIQYATSYKPNSIRGSISELPNIRQLIGSMELELMNARYFLYSIAEKWDHDVENRHGFHAELGAVKHIATNTAISVVDKAMRITGAQSLYTSSPLQRYYRDVRAGLHNPPMDDAVISMLANRAIE; this is translated from the coding sequence ATACAACAGACATTTGTGAAAACTGAGCAGCAGCAACAGATTTTCGCTAAAATAAGTGAACTTGCAGATCAGTTTTCAAAGCATGCTGATGAGATAGATAAAAATGCTACGTTTCCGTTCGAAAATATCGAACTGCTTAAAAAAAACGGTTATACGAAACTAACAGTGCCCCACAAATATGGTGGAGAAGGCATTTCATTGTATGATCTTGTGCTATTTCAAGAACGTTTGGCCCAAGGAGATGCCTCAACGGCACTTTCAATAGGCTGGCATCTCGGCATCGTTATGGACTTGGCCGATAAACAGCCATGGAAGGAAGCAACATTTCAGCAACTTTGCATGGAGATAGTAGAAAAAGGTACGTTAATCAATAGTGCTGTTTCAGAAAAGGCAACGGGAAGTCCAACACGGGGTGGAAAGCCGTTAACAACTGCTACTAAACAAGGGGACCATTGGGTTTTAAATGGAACAAAGACATTTACGACAATGTCCCCGGCTCTTGATTATTTTATTGTAGTGGCAACGGTAGATGAAAATTATGTTGCTCAATTTTTAGTTCCGCGAGATACAAAGGGATTACAAATTGAGGAAACTTGGGATACGATGGCAATGCGCGGTACAGGCAGTCATGATTTAATTTTAGATAATGTTATTTTATCTGAAGAGGCACTTGTTCAAAAGTTAGATGAGAATTCTAAACGTAAAGCAAGCGGTTGGATGTTGCATATTCCTGCTTGTTATCTTGGAGTGGCTATTGCCGCTAGGGACTATGCCATTCAGTATGCAACAAGCTACAAACCAAACAGCATTAGGGGATCAATAAGCGAATTGCCTAATATCCGCCAGCTTATTGGAAGTATGGAGCTTGAATTAATGAATGCTCGTTACTTTTTATATTCTATTGCTGAAAAATGGGATCATGACGTTGAAAATCGCCATGGATTTCATGCAGAACTCGGGGCCGTTAAACATATTGCTACAAATACTGCAATTTCTGTGGTTGATAAAGCGATGCGAATTACCGGGGCACAAAGTTTGTATACCTCTAGCCCTTTACAACGATATTATCGTGATGTAAGAGCAGGTCTGCACAACCCTCCGATGGATGATGCTGTCATTTCAATGCTAGCAAACCGGGCAATCGAGTAA
- a CDS encoding ABC transporter ATP-binding protein has product MKSIQELFKYAKPYKMFVALAPILMAIEVLMDLIQPFVLQRIIDVGIANGDTDYVISRSLLMICAAFIGLIGGAGCTIVSSIAAIHFSTDVRKDLFTKISHFSSENRDAFGVGKLITIVTNDLTIVQNAFMMTLRVLVRGPLLFIGSIIIVYINARELFPILFVIIPILVFCIIILSRKAGKLFGHVQEAIDALNKKVQENLAGIRVIKAFVRKDYEINTFKTVNDQLTKKAINAEQVITVLMPIMILIINSATVFTLALGSFKVANDVIQVGVIISFINYLNIILMSLMTTSMVMMQLMRAIPSAERIQSIFNIKINIEQQGNAVAFNGIRQSIEFKNVSFSYSKNGENVLNSVSFKINKGEKIGIIGPTGSGKSTLIKLIPRVYDVDEGEILIDGINVKDYDLQTLRSAIGFTPQKSILFSGSIEENLRYGKDNATAVELETASRNAGALEFIEKLENRFSHKLAQQSTNLSGGQKQRLSISRAFVRKPSVLILDDSTSAVDASTERLIINALNKEYRNTTTFIIASKISSIVGCDQILVVDDGKLVGIGIHRDLLENCSLYQEIYETQGGEEWAVVE; this is encoded by the coding sequence ATGAAGTCGATTCAAGAGTTGTTTAAATATGCAAAGCCATACAAAATGTTTGTTGCCTTAGCACCTATTTTAATGGCAATAGAGGTTTTGATGGATTTAATTCAACCGTTTGTTTTACAACGGATTATTGACGTTGGAATTGCAAACGGTGATACGGATTATGTGATTAGCAGGAGTTTATTAATGATATGTGCTGCGTTTATTGGTTTAATTGGTGGAGCGGGATGTACAATTGTTAGTTCAATAGCGGCAATTCATTTCTCTACCGATGTCCGTAAAGACTTGTTTACAAAAATCAGTCACTTTTCAAGTGAAAATCGTGATGCTTTTGGAGTTGGAAAGTTAATTACCATTGTGACGAATGATTTAACGATTGTTCAAAACGCCTTTATGATGACATTGAGAGTGCTAGTAAGAGGGCCACTTTTATTTATTGGCAGTATTATTATTGTTTATATCAATGCGCGCGAGCTGTTTCCGATCTTATTTGTGATAATTCCTATATTAGTTTTCTGCATTATCATCCTGTCACGCAAAGCGGGTAAACTGTTCGGACATGTACAGGAAGCGATCGATGCCTTAAATAAAAAGGTACAGGAAAACTTAGCGGGAATCCGTGTTATAAAAGCATTTGTACGGAAAGACTATGAAATTAATACATTCAAGACTGTTAATGATCAGCTTACTAAAAAAGCGATCAACGCAGAGCAAGTCATCACGGTTTTAATGCCGATCATGATTCTAATTATTAACAGTGCAACTGTGTTTACATTAGCTTTAGGCTCGTTTAAGGTAGCGAATGATGTCATTCAAGTGGGTGTTATCATTTCTTTTATAAACTATTTAAACATTATTCTAATGAGCTTAATGACAACGAGTATGGTCATGATGCAGTTAATGCGTGCAATTCCGTCAGCAGAGCGGATTCAGTCCATTTTTAATATTAAAATTAACATTGAACAGCAAGGAAATGCTGTTGCTTTTAATGGAATTAGGCAATCGATAGAGTTCAAGAATGTTAGTTTTAGCTATAGTAAAAACGGTGAAAATGTTTTGAATTCAGTTTCATTTAAAATTAATAAAGGTGAGAAGATTGGAATTATTGGACCGACAGGTAGCGGGAAATCAACGTTAATTAAGTTAATACCGAGGGTATACGATGTAGATGAAGGTGAAATTTTAATTGATGGCATTAATGTGAAAGATTATGATTTACAAACGCTGAGATCAGCAATCGGCTTTACTCCTCAAAAATCAATTCTATTTTCAGGTAGTATTGAAGAAAATCTGCGCTATGGTAAAGACAATGCAACTGCCGTTGAGCTGGAAACGGCCTCAAGGAATGCAGGTGCACTTGAGTTTATTGAAAAGCTAGAGAACCGGTTTTCGCATAAGCTTGCGCAGCAATCTACGAATCTTTCCGGCGGTCAAAAACAGCGGCTTTCGATTTCAAGAGCATTTGTTAGAAAGCCATCGGTATTGATATTAGATGACTCAACCTCAGCTGTAGATGCTAGTACAGAACGTTTAATAATAAATGCGCTTAATAAGGAATATCGCAATACAACAACTTTTATAATCGCATCTAAAATCTCTTCAATCGTTGGCTGTGACCAAATCTTAGTAGTAGATGATGGAAAACTTGTTGGCATAGGGATACACCGAGATTTATTAGAAAACTGTTCTCTTTATCAGGAAATTTATGAAACACAAGGTGGAGAGGAGTGGGCAGTAGTTGAGTAA
- a CDS encoding linear amide C-N hydrolase, with protein MCSEVIIPGDQNVRISARTMDWESNLHSAFQVIPRGKKFISFVSAKNNLLPVEGMSWTGKYGFIGINVYGLPLYFDGLNEKGLSAAILWLEESEFQNPSPNKNVNISFVYLLQYILSMCSTVDEVKAVINQFTITGLHIGELGITHGIHLAIHDKDGKSLVIEGEKGVIKVYDNDNGVLTNSPFFPWHLTNLRNYANLTATNVPQSNSWVPLGNGSGMLGMPGDSTPPSRFVRLSLLRKYSKIYNTAEAGIQQAIHLINRVTLVNGEIDNSLNHSTKNDYTQWEVFRDHINLKYYFRTNENQSIRILDLNKIDFNKHYHPSILLTAGKFGEDVSDRLV; from the coding sequence ATGTGCAGTGAAGTGATCATCCCCGGTGATCAAAATGTACGTATTTCAGCGCGAACTATGGACTGGGAAAGTAATCTACATTCTGCTTTTCAGGTCATTCCACGTGGTAAGAAGTTTATTAGTTTTGTTAGTGCCAAAAATAACCTATTACCTGTAGAAGGGATGAGTTGGACTGGCAAGTATGGATTTATTGGAATAAATGTATATGGCTTGCCTTTATATTTTGATGGATTGAACGAGAAAGGACTTTCTGCAGCGATTTTATGGTTAGAAGAAAGCGAATTTCAAAATCCTTCACCGAATAAAAATGTAAACATATCTTTTGTTTACCTTTTACAGTATATTTTAAGTATGTGCAGCACAGTGGATGAAGTTAAGGCCGTTATTAACCAGTTCACAATTACTGGACTTCATATTGGTGAACTTGGCATTACCCATGGCATTCACCTGGCAATCCATGATAAAGACGGAAAAAGCCTTGTAATTGAAGGTGAAAAAGGTGTTATTAAAGTTTATGACAACGATAACGGCGTGTTAACAAACTCACCTTTTTTTCCATGGCATTTAACAAACCTACGCAATTATGCAAATTTAACAGCAACCAATGTCCCACAATCAAACAGTTGGGTTCCGCTTGGCAATGGCAGCGGCATGCTTGGGATGCCTGGAGATTCAACGCCACCCTCACGTTTTGTTCGTTTATCATTATTAAGAAAATACTCTAAGATTTATAATACTGCCGAAGCTGGGATTCAACAAGCTATTCACCTAATCAATCGGGTTACATTGGTTAATGGCGAAATTGATAATTCTCTTAACCATTCAACCAAAAATGATTACACACAATGGGAAGTATTCAGGGATCATATTAACTTAAAATACTATTTTCGTACAAACGAAAATCAATCTATCCGCATACTAGATTTAAATAAGATCGATTTTAATAAGCACTACCATCCGTCTATACTGCTAACAGCTGGAAAATTTGGTGAGGATGTTAGCGATCGTTTAGTATAA